The DNA window ATCGCGGTCGAGCCGCTCGGCGACAAGGAGTGGCTGATGTTCATCGACATCCGGCTCGATGCTCCCCCAAACAGCGAGGTAACGCTCAATACCAGTCCGTTCGGCCTGATCGGCGTGCGCATGGTCAAGACCATCAGTGTTCGTGAGGGGGGCGGGCGGATTCTCAACTCGCAGGGGCTGCGAAACGAGAAGGAGGTCTTTCGCAAACCCGCCCGGTGGGTCGACTACAGCGGACCGGTCACGGCCGACGCCACAGGTGGCATCACCCTGATGGACCACCCGGCGAACCCAAATCATCCGGTCCCCTTCCACGTGCGCGACGACGGCTGGATGGGTGCCAGCCTGACATTGACCAAGCCGCTGAATGTCCGGCCGGAAGCGCCTCTGCGGCTGCGTTATGGTTTATGGGTCCACGCAGGCGTACCGGAACCCGAGCGTATCGATCCGCTGTGGAAGCGGTTCGCCGAAGCGCCACTTCCCGAGATGGGACCGCCGAGCAATAGCAAGACCGCGTCAACAGCACCAAGAATCGTTCAGACGAGCAAGCCCGCCTCAGGACCAGACGATCTCCGGACGATCGGCGGAGAACCGATCACGGTGTTCCGCGACCCGGCGCGATACACGTCCTTCCCGGATGTCGAGCGGCTGCCCGACGGGCGTCTCTTGTGCGTCTTTCGCGACGCGACCTATCCAGAGCAGATCCGCCACATCGAAGCGGATGCCCGCATCGTCGGCTCGATTTCGGATGATGGCGGCCGCACGTGGTCCAAGCCATTTGTCATCTATGACGACCCGGACTGCCAGAACGACCCATCGGTTGCGGCGCTTCGCGACGGCCGTTTGCTGCTGAGCTTCTTCAATTGGGTCGGCCGCAGCGAGGCCTACGTCAAGCAGCATAATCCCCCGTACGCCCGGCGAGTCGACCGCGGAGCGTGGGGCGACTATGCCGAACCCGGCGGGGTGAAAACGCTCTGGGGCAAGGCCGCTTCGCTCACTTGGGAACTGAAGCCCAGGGACATGGGAGTTAAGGCCGAACAGTTGCTCGCCACGTCGTCGTCGGCCATCGAAACATCGAAAGGCACGCTGCTGCTGCCGGTTTACGGGCGATCGAAATCGCAGCCCGTCGACCAGGCCTATGTTTTTCGCAGTGCCGACGGCGGCAAAACGTGGAGTGAGCAGATCCTTATGGCCGTCGACCCCGGTGGCAAGATCGCCATGCAGGAAC is part of the Phycisphaerae bacterium genome and encodes:
- a CDS encoding PmoA family protein: MIVRITFVATVAVGLATPVSFGDERLPEAKPVPEVMVIPLPYAQASFQHHGRELTRYHFGPTLNRPFLFPLVGPAGCSYAGMAPPQDPIGHSHHNSVWISHQNVNGVNFWVDGNARIVCQGVSRYEDGPEQAALLSMNAWQDADGKTLMIEQRRIAVEPLGDKEWLMFIDIRLDAPPNSEVTLNTSPFGLIGVRMVKTISVREGGGRILNSQGLRNEKEVFRKPARWVDYSGPVTADATGGITLMDHPANPNHPVPFHVRDDGWMGASLTLTKPLNVRPEAPLRLRYGLWVHAGVPEPERIDPLWKRFAEAPLPEMGPPSNSKTASTAPRIVQTSKPASGPDDLRTIGGEPITVFRDPARYTSFPDVERLPDGRLLCVFRDATYPEQIRHIEADARIVGSISDDGGRTWSKPFVIYDDPDCQNDPSVAALRDGRLLLSFFNWVGRSEAYVKQHNPPYARRVDRGAWGDYAEPGGVKTLWGKAASLTWELKPRDMGVKAEQLLATSSSAIETSKGTLLLPVYGRSKSQPVDQAYVFRSADGGKTWSEQILMAVDPGGKIAMQEPALVENADGTIVAVMRTANAQDHMFTARSGDDGLTWSPAERLPLIGHPADLVRLPDKRVLLVYGYRHQPFGVRACVSDDGGKTWDVHRELVIAASGVNTDLGYPSVCLADDSHVVVVYYMNGPNTRDRWIECKRIAIEELGG